The genomic stretch GTTCGGCCAGCGCGAACTGCAAGCACTCTGGGGCAGCGGCAGCAAGTACGTCAGCGCCTACCAGTCCTTCGCCTGGTTCTACGCGGTGAACAGCGGCCAAATCTCCATCAAGCACGACCTTCGCGGGCCTAGCGGCGTACTCGTCAGTGACGACGCCGGCGGCCTGGACGCCATCGCGCAGGCGCGGCGTCAGGTGCGTAAGGGCTCGGGCCTGCTCATCACAGGCTCGGTGGACGGGTCGCTGTGCCCGTGGGGTTGGGTCGCGCAGATGGCGAGCGACCGGTTGTCAGCCAGTGACAAGCCCGAGGCTGCTTACCTTCCCTTCGACCAGCGGGTCAACGGCCAGGTGCTGGGGGAGGGCGGCGCGCTTCTGGTGATGGAGAACGCCGAGGTCGCGGCGGCTCGTGGGGCTCGGGCCTATGGCGAGATCGCCGGTTATGCGGCCACGTTCGACCCCCGTCCCGGTTCCGGTGGTGAGCCTGGCCTTCTGCGAGCCGCTCAGATGGCGCTGCATGACGCCGGGCTGGAGCCGAGTCAGATCGGCGCCGTGTTCGCCGACGCTTCAGGGGTGGCAGACCGCGACCAGGACGAGGTGCGTGCGCTGGTCTCGCTCTTCGGCGCTCGTGGTGTGCCGGTCACGGCGCCCAAGACGATGACGGGTCGGTTGGCCTCAGGCGGTGGGCCGCTGGACGTGGCCACCGCGCTGCTGTCCATGCGCCACGAATGCATTCCGCCGACCGTCAACATCAGCAGTCCCAGGTGGCCCGACGAACTCGACCTGGTGCGTGACACGCCCAGGCCGGCGCCGGGTCTGGCTGCTGTCCTGGTGCTGGCCCGCGGCTATGGCGGGTTCAACTCCGCGATTGTGGTGCGACGTTGTGATGATCAGGAAGGCTGACCCGGTGAGCGCTGCCGACCCAGGGCGCAGGGCGCAGCGATGACCTCGGTCGACAAGCGGATGCGCGCACCCGTCCAGCGGCACGGCGTTCCCGCCGGAGGCCAGCGGCCCGAGGATCCGGTGACCCGGATCAGTCAGATGCGGGAGAAGGTGGAGCACCTCCTGCTGCTTCGCCAAGAGGTTCACTCCGGTCCTCATGAGACGGCCACCCAAGCACAGCACGGCAAGGGCAAGCTGACCGCCCGTGAGCGTCTTGCCCTGCTTTTCGATGAGGGAACGTTCACCGAGATCGAAGCCATGCGCCGGCACCGCAGCACCAGTTTCGGCATGGACGCGCGTAAACCGCACACCGACGGCGTGGTGGTCGGGTGGGGTTTGGTCTACGGGCGAACCGTGTTCGCCTATGCGCACGACTTCAGGATCTTCGGTGGCGCGCTGGGCGAGGCGCACGCGGAGAAGATCCACAAGGTGATGGATCTGGCCTACTCCACCGGAGCGCCGATCGTAGGTCTGTGTGATGGAGCAGGCGCTCGGATTCAGGAGGGGGTCACAGCGCTGGCGGGCTATGGCGGCATCTTCCAGCGCAATGTCCGCAACTCAGGAGTGATTCCGCAGATCAGCGTCATCCTCGGCCCGTGCGCCGGAGGCGCGGCGTACTCGCCTGCTCTCACCGACTTCGTCTTCATGGTGCGCGAGATCTCGCAGATGTTCATCACCGGCCCCGACGTGGTCGCCGCGGTGACCGGTGAGGTGATGACTCACAACGAGCTCGGTGGCGCCGACGTGCACGCCGAGCAGTCCGGTGTGGCGGCGTTCGTCCATGACAACGAGGCCGACTGCCTCAGCGAAGTGCGTTACCTGCTGTCGCTGCTGCCGGCCAGCAGTCATGAGACGCCGGCTGTCCACCCGACTGCCGATCCGTCAGACCGCCGCACCGAGCGCCTTCTGGACATCGTTCCGGTCGAGGCGAATCGAATTTATGACATGCGCGCGGTTCTAGAGGAGATAGTGGACGACGGGGAGTTTCTCGAGGTCCACGAGCGCTGGGCGGAGAACGTCATCTGCGCCCTCGCCCGGATGGGCGGGCAGGTGGTCGGCATCGTCGCCAGCCAGCCCGCGAAACTCGCCGGCGCGATGAACATCGCCTCCAGTGAGAAGGCCGCGCGGTTCGTGCAAATGTGCGACGCGTTCAATATCGCTCTTATCACGCTGGTCGACGTCCCAGGATTTCTGCCCGGCGTCGAGCAGGAGCACGGCGGAATCATCCGACACGGGGCAAAGCTGTTGTACGCCTATTGCAACGCGACGGTTCCCCGCCTGCAAGTCATCCTGCGCAAGGCCTATGGCGGGGCCTACATCGTCATGGACTCGCAATCGATCGGCACCGACGTCTCCTTCGCGTGGCCGACGAACGAGATCGCGGTCATGGGCGCAGAAGCGGCGGCGAACGTCATCTTCCGTCGCGAGATCGAGCGGTCCGAGGACCCCGACCAGACCCGGCAGGAACGGCTACGCGAATATGAGGATGAGCTGATGCATCCTTATTACGCCGCTGAGCGAGGTCTGGTCGATGAAGTGATCGACCCGGCAGAAACCCGGGCACGGCTGATCGCGACGCTGCGCATGCTGAGCACGAAGCAGTCGACGCTGGATCACCGCAAGCACGGAAATCAACCTCAATGACCTCCGCCGACGGTGGGATCGAGGTGGTGTCGGGAAACCCCGACGACAGCGAGCTGGCTGCGGTGCTATGCGTCCTGCTCGCCGCGAGGGGCGGGCAGTCCCAGTCCGGCGGGGCTCTGGGCGAGGCAGTCTCGGCAACGCCCGCGGGCGGTGCGGGACCGCTGCCTCAGCGCCTGCTCTGGCGGATAGTTCACGCGGCCTCGCACCCCAGTGCCTCGGCCGGTTCGGCTTCGGGCACTGCGGTGCGAAGGCGGCGGCGCAGGCTCAGGACTGTTGAGCTGGAACACTCGACTTCGCGTTGACCAGCTCGATGAGGGCGTTGGGGGTCTCTTCCTCGCTCACGCTGTCGTCCTCAAGGCTCACGTCGAACTCCCGCTCAAGGCGACTGGCAGTCTCGAGCAGCGCGAGCGAGTCATAACCGAGGTCCATGAAGGTGACTTCGCCGATGTCACCGTTCAGGTCGATGGCCTCGTTCTCGCCAGCGCAGTCGCGCATGATCATGCGCAGTCGATCGAGAGTCAGGCTTGTCATATGAGAATCCTCCGATTTTTGCGCTGCGGAAGCGCAACGCAGACGTTGGTAAGCCTGCGACACTGGAGTCGGGAACGACTTGAGTGACGGTCGAGTTGCCCTGCGGTCACAGCTCGCCCGGTGACCGCAGCGTGAGCAAAAGCTGACTGCGTCAAATGCGAGTGTTATCTGCAGCACTTTAAGCGTCTATTGTCCATTTGGTTGAAATCCCGTAGGATACGCGGCAACGGTTTGAGCCGGTCATGCGCCGTCAGCTGCGCGTGATGGCACGAATTTGGCGCGCTTTTCGAAGAGTTCTCTACTCGCGCCGTGGTCGGTATTCGCTCTTACCACGGCGTAGCAAGAACAGCTGCTTCCCGCGCCAGTGCGCTGTCTGTTCCTGCACGCGAGATTCAGGTAAGAGGCGTTCACGCTCGCTCTCTTCCTACCTAGCACACCTGGCAACAGCCAGTCATTCGCGAAGTGGTCAGGTGCCACAGGAGCATCGGAGAAGCAGAGTGAAAGTCTCATTGCTAGGGCCCATGATCACCGACGGACCGGGCGACTTCGCCGCGCCCAGTGCCGCCAAGCCCAGGCAGATGCTCGCACTGCTGGCCTTGAACGCGCCTTCCATCGTGTCGGTCGGCTCGATAGTCGAAGAGCTCTGGTCGGAGTGGCCGCCGCCGAGTGCCCGGACCACGTTGCAGACCTACGTGCTCCAGCTGCGCCGGTTGGTG from Jatrophihabitans sp. encodes the following:
- a CDS encoding ketosynthase chain-length factor — its product is MTATTSTQASSSSRTASTASAVITGIGVVAPNGFGVQDYWKSVLAGRGAIGPITSFDTASYPVVLGGEILDFDPKAHIPSRLLPQTDRVTRLSLVAAVEALADAGMAEPELPEFSAGVVTASSAGGFEFGQRELQALWGSGSKYVSAYQSFAWFYAVNSGQISIKHDLRGPSGVLVSDDAGGLDAIAQARRQVRKGSGLLITGSVDGSLCPWGWVAQMASDRLSASDKPEAAYLPFDQRVNGQVLGEGGALLVMENAEVAAARGARAYGEIAGYAATFDPRPGSGGEPGLLRAAQMALHDAGLEPSQIGAVFADASGVADRDQDEVRALVSLFGARGVPVTAPKTMTGRLASGGGPLDVATALLSMRHECIPPTVNISSPRWPDELDLVRDTPRPAPGLAAVLVLARGYGGFNSAIVVRRCDDQEG
- a CDS encoding acyl-CoA carboxylase subunit beta, coding for MTSVDKRMRAPVQRHGVPAGGQRPEDPVTRISQMREKVEHLLLLRQEVHSGPHETATQAQHGKGKLTARERLALLFDEGTFTEIEAMRRHRSTSFGMDARKPHTDGVVVGWGLVYGRTVFAYAHDFRIFGGALGEAHAEKIHKVMDLAYSTGAPIVGLCDGAGARIQEGVTALAGYGGIFQRNVRNSGVIPQISVILGPCAGGAAYSPALTDFVFMVREISQMFITGPDVVAAVTGEVMTHNELGGADVHAEQSGVAAFVHDNEADCLSEVRYLLSLLPASSHETPAVHPTADPSDRRTERLLDIVPVEANRIYDMRAVLEEIVDDGEFLEVHERWAENVICALARMGGQVVGIVASQPAKLAGAMNIASSEKAARFVQMCDAFNIALITLVDVPGFLPGVEQEHGGIIRHGAKLLYAYCNATVPRLQVILRKAYGGAYIVMDSQSIGTDVSFAWPTNEIAVMGAEAAANVIFRREIERSEDPDQTRQERLREYEDELMHPYYAAERGLVDEVIDPAETRARLIATLRMLSTKQSTLDHRKHGNQPQ
- a CDS encoding acyl carrier protein, yielding MTSLTLDRLRMIMRDCAGENEAIDLNGDIGEVTFMDLGYDSLALLETASRLEREFDVSLEDDSVSEEETPNALIELVNAKSSVPAQQS